In Cryptomeria japonica chromosome 1, Sugi_1.0, whole genome shotgun sequence, the sequence agagagctaaagtggcatataagcatccttgctcaattcattgacaaCATTAGTTTCTTTGGAACACTTCCTATATCCCATGCCACAAAGAGTTTTGATCCTACTTCACTAGAAAATAAAAGGCTAATGAGTCAAGTTCAATgagctaaaagcattgcagaggctgttgaaagatggattgaaggagtaagTAAAGATAAAGAAAAGTACATCATGAACTcccagaaattatgtgatgagatacAAAGCCTCATTATGGAGATTCAAAACCAGGTTTCAccgtgggagaaagaggaacacaaatagGAGAATGTCTTGCCTATGGTTACTAAAATAGAAGAATACGAAGCTATCAAGtttttgacagaacattcaatcaagctggtaATAGATTAATGCCAACTCTTCatgttgaagaagaccataatgtggtgggtgctcATCTTTAAATCTATGATCTCTGATGCAGAGACTtttgtgtatgaactccaagacctccaatgtTGTTTAGTTAATGAGAACAAGGTGGTTAATCCTACCATGATTGGTAGTTAGGGATTTGCGAGTTGAACACACAAGATGGGATAAAAAATTTtaggatatacatggagaaaatcaaagccaagggtagtTTCACTCCTGAGGATATAATGCAAGTTTCTTGGATTGAGTCTATGACATTTATCGGTAATGATCAATTACTAAACCATGCCGAAAAGATGGTTAAGCACAGATGGAACAAAGAAGAGACCAAGGTGAAACTTAATGCAATGAAGGTTCTGAACCAATCCATAATCCAAGAAATCACAACTGCCCATGATGCCCAGgaaagtggagaagaagatgatgatgggaaagtagCATAATGCGTGGATCAATGCCCTATTTTTATGTatctttcatgtttatgcaaaagacTTCAGGACATTTGTCCCAATTATACTCTCTTACTTTCATAACTGATTTAGAGGAGCCcgggttttcagggagacctcctctattctaaaactataaattagactaagatggatgggataagggttagattttggttagaattttgttagtttttacttagtttctttttggtttgaaaagcattgttttgttgaaggaagtgaTCAGACTTTAAAGATCTggaattgaaaagggttttatagatgtattgattgtgtctttgttacataagatatatatatatatatatatatatatataaggatcaTTCTGTTTTGCGAGGAAgagaaacctttgagttttgaatctgcgtagtgatatatctttgcatatgttgatctaaATGAAATGATAGTGATTGCCTTTCCAGTgtagaatattattatttttctgagATTCCTTTCTGTGAATGTTTAAAAGATTTGTGTTTTGAAAGGAGATTTCCTTCTTCTTATCTATTTTTATGAATTGTAAaactggtgttctgaactttgtttcgaCCACTTTTATCTCTTGTATTGAAGCATTAAGAAAAACTTATTTTTCCTTGACATATGTGTAGACCATTaacctctcatctaagaatgaagtaggtagccttatgtgctttttggttaaaagcataccaattgaaAATTAAATAGATTATTCTTGAATAACTTACGAAGGGTGTTGTACCTAtcaaaaaatttagagggaagtagtatatgttacacttacctAGCTGTATGGTGAacttttgtctttaaaagaaggcgacaaaGTGAAAATTCATTAATTTAAGGAAAGGCAGAATCCGTTCactaacaaatttttggcgactctattggggagaaTTAAGTCAAACATTCAATAGACCAGCATGCCACAGGCATGATAGAATTGAACTCATAATCAGCAATATCcatagttttgctttgtttgagACAAATTTCCATAACTCAGGAACATCACTAAGGTTGAAAGTTTTTGCTTAAAGATCTTAGGAACCTTAGGGGTGACAACACTAGATTCTtgtccttataccagatcacaaaggagagagggagtaattgataattattttgagGAATTGCAAGGGTTTCCAtttgccacaaatttcactcccaaaagAAATGCTAAAAGTAGGCCTTCCTCTCCTACCAGGATCACTCCTATACCTTCCTCTTCAAGCCATTGGCAGGCACTAAGGCTTATCGGAGTTCAAGCCCCTCTTCTTGTAACTATCTACCCtattttcattatggcccaaccatggggttcCGCAGTCAGACCCCTTACCCTCGgagctcataatccacttccaaaaggagCAAGGGATGTTATACCTAGGTTTAATGGTGATGGAAAAGTCTTAGTTGAAGAAAACTTGAATTATTTTAATGTAGCTACTGGGATACTGGTGGTACAATTTGAGGATCTGGTTTTTAGgctttttgctcaaactcttactGAAGGGGCAACGAATTGGTTTAGTCATCTACGAGTGGGATCCATAACtaattggcaaacaatgaaaacctcttttgagaaaaggttcaagagCACTGATGATGAACACTCACTACTAgctcaactcacacaaatgaaaaaataaattcatGAGCTGATGAGAGACTATGTAACTAGGTATAATAatattatccataaaattccccaGGCTAAAAGACCAATTGCTGACAATCAACAGTGTTTCTTTATAAACTCCATGCCTCCCGATGTTGGTTTCCACCTCAAAAGAAATAGACCAGCTGATCTCGACactgcacaaaatgaagctatatAACTTGAAGATGACTTAATAACAACCGAGAAATGGAGAAAGGATGTGCAAATTCATCAAGGGCAACCCCAAGCTTTTACCTCTTCAACTGATCCAGTTGTTCAAAggctagtcaatgatatgattgctttgaagaggcagataccgAAACCTAGAGTTTCCTACCCacaaccctatcaagatataagAAAAAAGACCTCAAACTAGTATAATTATGGATGATCTTTGTAATTGCCTGTTGCCctgcaaagattgcaaatagaggctcctcctaagaagggtgctatgtgctcttttcacctcacTATAGACCATGATGGAGCTTCTTGTCtagatatgataagacatgttcaaatgaaaaaaacaaaggatgaactaggtgagttctcaaaagcagagaaaattcaagaggtacctggcgactctggatcattctacctcaAATATGAGTCAGATTtagaaagaggtggtaatattttggcaactcttgaagatcccccatgtgcaatccttacaagaaATCAATGGAGCTCACAACCTTCTCCTTTTGTGATCTCTTATGGAGCTAATTACAAAGGTAAAGATCCCATAAGTAATGGTTTTCCTTCCCACGCAAAGATCCCtcaggttaagattttgcaaaggaatcttgaaagtaaaaatagttcttctccttccccctcctttgacataattgagttttgtaaagctttgaCTATTCAACTTTCCACTACAGAATATTTGAAACTAAACGCGAAGGAACTAGACAAACTcgtcaagtatgtaaaaggagatTCTTCTTCAGACTCCTTAGTGCATGAATATGTGGGGCTTAGTGATTTGTTTACTGCTAAAAAACCTATCTATCCCATGCCCTTCCACCGACATGGTTAATCCCTATGCTCTTCATAATGCTGAAGATAGGCTTGAAATTGAGGTTCTTAAATctgaacctttctacatatcccttcccctgaatggtcaaaagcttagaaattgcataatagattcaggagcatcaaataacataatgccttcatctgTTGCTAGGTCCTTAGGTTTAACTCTTACTAAGACATTTGGAAGATGTTATTCAATGCATGGAAAGAAGGTCCCTCTTATTGGATAGGTAAAGGATTTCCAGGCAATGCTAGTAGCATGTCTCaataaaagggtaaaattgactattctggttgctgatattccagcaagttatgggatgcttttgAGTATAACTTTTTGTAAGGaacttggaggtgaaattaagatgggTTGGCCAGAAGCTATCATTCCACTcaggaaatagaaaatcaaacttgaacctgaaccaaaaaataaatacataGTCTTCACCTTTGATAATCCTAAGGCTCAGATTCTGtttcaagaatgtgaatttggaaactatctcatccttgcacctgaTGAAAAAGAGTTtaaagaagaatttgatgaagatgGCGGATTGTGGcatatggaatttgatggaagttgtgccaatTCTGGTTTTGGAGTCTGGGTAGTTTTGCTCTCCCCAAATGGTAAcatctttcctttttctttcacattggattttaagaatactaataatactatagagtatgaggcattattgttAGGATTAAATGAAGCCAAGTTTAAAGGTATTAAATTGCTCAAAGTTAGGGGGGATGCAGAGCTAATTGTTAGACAAGTGAGAAATGTCTATTCAGTTAAAAACCATAGATTGAGACATTATaaaaatagagtttgggatgagatagaattttttgatgccttctcgattgaagctataccaagggaCCAAAACACTAGGGTAGATTCGTTGGCCATTTCAGCCTCTCTTTTGTTACCACACCTAGACTTTAAGGatgattcatataggattgaaatgatttataggcctagtgtacCTGATAATGTAagccattggcaagtatttgatataGATGCTCAGATCAAAGACTTTCTAGAATGTGCTCattcattctcccaatcatattttgaaggttctaaaAATAATTGTAAGGAATTTAGTCCAGATTCGGGTGCTAATTCTAACAACAATTTCATTCAGCTTAAAGTGAACAAAATTCTGAAAGGGCTAGTgactttggagagatttttcacttGAAATGATGCGTTCATAGGCAAGAAAGCTCTTGAGGATGATAggaaaggaagttgtgaaaagattaatttgggtgatgaatctaatcctaagGTGGTAACAATTGGCAAATGTTGCTCCTCTGAGGAAAAATGAATTCTTAGTGGGCTActgaaggaatacattgatgtttttgcttggtcctatgatgatttgaaggagtttagggatgggcattttcaacatcaaattctgtTGAAGCCTGGCATTTCTCCTTTCAGAcagaaattgagaaattttaatccCTTGATGGCAGACACAATTTTTAAGGAagtagataaaatgcttaaagctagaatcatatatccaattcatcactctacttggGTAGCCAATATTGTGCCcatgaggaagaagaatggggagattcagatttgtgtagatttttgcAACTTGAATCAGGCAAGTCTTAAGGGCAACTATgccttacccaatatggatcatattctgCAGATGGTATCTAGGTCagaaatgatgtcgatgttagacaatttttctagttacaatcagattagtgttgaaaagaatgaacaacacaagacaaccttcATCACTCTgtggggaacattcgcatacaatcatatgccttttggtttaataaatgctagagcaacctttcagagggctatggatTCTTCTTTTAAGTATTTTCatgatagaattattgttgtttacctagatgacttgacagtgttttctaaagaaaggaagaatcatctcaaggaTCTGAGGGAAGTTCTGCAACACTATCGTGAGAATGGAATCtctttgaacccaaagaagtcagttttctGTGTAACTGAGggtaaattattggggcatatcatttcaaaagaaggtgtcaagattgatctGGAGAGACTCAATGTAATTCAACCTCTCAACTTGCCTTCAAATCAAACTAGAGTAAGGACTTTCATCAGCCAGGTGAATTTCTTAAGATGGTTCATGCCCGAATTTGTGGAAACTACCAAACATATCATTAGCTTGTTGAGCAAAAGGtatcctttcaaatggactaaagaagccaaagaagcttttAAAAAAATCAAGGGTTCAGTTGCAAATGCACCTACTCTCATCAATCCAGATTTCAAAAAGGATTTCATTTTATACTACTAcgcctcagaacatacaatgtATGGAATACTGTTACAAATGGATGAATCTAGGATAGAAGCACCTATGGCGTTCATGAGCattccactcaagaagcatgatATTAAGTATTCGCTTTCAGAGAAACAAGCCTTTGCTATGgtcaaagcagtaaaacaattTTGGTATTACATTCTGCACTCTCACTCTGTGGTTTTTGTTCTAGATTCcgcagtgaaaagcattttaactcagcaagaggttGGACACAATAAAAGAGCAACATGGGTAACAAAAAACCAAGAATATGATCTAGACATTCATGCTACAAAGatagtcaaaggacaaggcttatgtaaATTGATAGCAGAAAATGAGATTGAAACAAGAAAAGAGTTACCATTGACCCTATTTATTGGATTACAAGATACCTGGTTTTCAGATGTGGCTTACTATTTGACTTA encodes:
- the LOC131856905 gene encoding uncharacterized protein LOC131856905, which codes for MDQATDTKVKDKILEAWIFKVEDLDSDVANALDSHVVIVSMMPPSKMIKGATSSSTTPKWLTTSVNKKWSSIPVTIPIQDMVVKYTEKGPKPKRFKTTTRLDSDEGTIKWVAEIASYKAKEVSTKYFEVTKVELGNMKRKNHLKDLREVLQHYRENGISLNPKKSVFCVTEGKLLGHIISKEGVKIDLERLNVIQPLNLPSNQTRVRTFISQVNFLRWFMPEFVETTKHIISLLSKRYPFKWTKEAKEAFKKIKGSVANAPTLINPDFKKDFILYYYASEHTMYGILLQMDESRIEAPMAFMSIPLKKHDIKYSLSEKQAFAMVKAVKQFWYYILHSHSVVFVLDSAVKSILTQQEVGHNKRATWVTKNQEYDLDIHATKIVKGQGLCKLIAENEIETRKELPLTLFIGLQDTWFSDVAYYLTYGRCPSHLSTKEQRNLKLKAAKYVIWQDDLYKKGLDGTYLRCVDKPQQQKLLEVYHDEPYGGHFSSSVTAFKILRNFFYWLGMFRDAYIYVKECEKCQLFSGKPHLLALPLRPVVIDEPFKQWGKDKKLLQVRHKSNPTLDFTTP